The Spirosoma radiotolerans genome has a window encoding:
- the gyrA gene encoding DNA gyrase subunit A encodes MADETPDLETPSNIIPINIEDEMRGAYIDYSMSVIISRALPDVRDGLKPVHRRVLFGMAELGVNYNKPHKKSARIVGEVLGKYHPHGDSSVYDTMVRMAQDWSLRYPLVDGQGNFGSIDGDSPAAMRYTEARLKRIADELLTDIYKETVDFQGNFDDSLLEPTVMPAKLPNLLLNGSSGIAVGMATNMAPHNLTEVVDGILAYLENYDITVEELMQFVKAPDFPTGATIYGMEGVKSAFLTGRGRVVMRAHATIEENRGKTQIIVTDVPYMVNKAVMLEKTAELINDKKIEGITAFRDESDRDGLRVVYDLRKDAIPNVVLNNLYKHTALQSSFSINNVALVKGRPMMLNLKDMMKYYVEHRFEVITRRTQYELREAEKRAHILEGLLIALDNIDAVIDLIRSSRDPEIARTGLMARFSLSDLQAKAILEMRLQRLTGLERDKLQAEYDELMKEIADLKEILASEERKRQVIREELTDIRARYGDERRTEINALGDGNISDLSLIADEDMVITISHEGYIKRTPTTEYRSQGRGGVGAKAAASKEEDFTEHLFTATMHNTLLAFTQKGRLYWLPVYELPEGSRLSKGRPLANFINIESDDKVRAVINVTDLKNEDYINNNYIVMCTRNGTIKKTMLEAYSRPRQNGIIAITIDEDDQLLGVCMTNGDNDIVIASSAGKAVRFHESRVRPMGRTAAGVRGISLDEEDATDHVVGMVCISSADAQLLVVSQNGYGKRSDIEEYRITNRGAKGVGTLKVTEKVGRLVAVLDVADTDDLMIINKSGIAIRTPVEAISVIGRNTQGVRLIKLNEGDEISSVTKIKREEGEELIAAEPEPAVVD; translated from the coding sequence ATGGCGGACGAAACTCCCGACCTCGAAACTCCCAGTAATATCATTCCCATTAACATTGAAGACGAAATGCGGGGTGCGTACATTGATTACTCGATGTCCGTTATCATCTCGCGTGCGTTGCCCGATGTTCGTGACGGGCTGAAGCCTGTTCACCGCCGGGTCTTGTTCGGTATGGCAGAATTGGGGGTGAACTATAATAAGCCTCACAAAAAATCGGCCCGTATCGTTGGTGAGGTACTGGGTAAATATCACCCGCATGGCGATTCATCGGTCTATGATACCATGGTTCGTATGGCGCAGGATTGGTCGCTGCGGTATCCACTCGTGGATGGACAGGGTAATTTTGGTTCGATCGACGGCGACTCTCCGGCAGCTATGCGCTATACCGAAGCCCGTCTGAAACGCATCGCCGACGAACTACTGACTGATATTTATAAAGAGACGGTTGATTTTCAGGGGAACTTCGATGATTCTCTGCTGGAACCGACTGTCATGCCCGCCAAACTACCGAACTTACTGTTAAACGGTTCGTCGGGTATCGCCGTTGGGATGGCCACGAATATGGCTCCGCATAACCTCACGGAAGTAGTCGATGGTATTCTGGCCTATCTGGAAAACTATGACATTACAGTTGAGGAACTGATGCAGTTTGTCAAGGCGCCGGACTTTCCGACGGGAGCGACGATCTACGGAATGGAAGGGGTTAAGTCAGCTTTCCTGACGGGTCGTGGGCGCGTTGTTATGCGGGCCCATGCGACGATTGAAGAAAATCGGGGCAAGACTCAGATTATCGTCACGGATGTACCCTACATGGTCAACAAGGCCGTCATGCTTGAAAAGACGGCGGAACTCATCAACGACAAGAAGATCGAAGGCATCACCGCTTTCCGGGATGAATCGGACCGCGACGGTCTACGGGTCGTTTACGACCTGCGGAAAGATGCCATCCCAAACGTTGTCCTAAATAACCTCTACAAGCACACCGCGTTACAGTCGTCGTTCAGCATCAACAACGTTGCCCTGGTCAAAGGGCGCCCGATGATGCTGAATCTGAAAGACATGATGAAGTATTACGTCGAGCATCGGTTCGAGGTTATTACCCGTCGTACGCAGTATGAATTGCGCGAGGCTGAAAAACGGGCGCATATCCTGGAGGGTCTGTTAATTGCGCTGGATAACATCGACGCCGTTATTGATCTGATCCGTTCCTCACGCGATCCGGAAATAGCCCGAACCGGCCTCATGGCGCGGTTTAGTCTGAGCGATCTGCAGGCGAAAGCCATCCTGGAAATGCGCTTACAGCGTCTGACGGGTCTGGAGCGGGACAAACTGCAGGCTGAGTACGACGAGCTTATGAAAGAAATCGCTGACCTGAAAGAAATCCTGGCCAGTGAAGAGCGCAAACGGCAAGTAATCCGGGAAGAACTTACCGACATTCGCGCCCGCTACGGCGACGAACGGCGGACGGAGATCAACGCCCTTGGGGACGGAAACATCAGTGACCTGTCGCTGATTGCCGATGAGGACATGGTGATTACCATTTCGCACGAAGGGTATATCAAGCGGACACCGACCACCGAATACCGGTCACAGGGTCGGGGAGGAGTAGGCGCTAAGGCAGCTGCTTCGAAAGAAGAGGACTTCACGGAGCACCTGTTCACGGCAACTATGCACAACACGCTGCTGGCGTTTACCCAAAAAGGACGCTTGTACTGGTTGCCTGTTTATGAACTTCCCGAAGGTTCCCGGCTGTCGAAAGGTCGGCCACTCGCTAATTTTATTAATATCGAGTCGGACGATAAAGTCCGGGCGGTCATTAACGTGACAGACCTGAAGAATGAGGACTATATCAACAATAATTACATTGTGATGTGTACCCGCAACGGGACCATCAAGAAAACCATGCTGGAGGCTTACTCCCGTCCCCGTCAGAACGGCATCATTGCGATCACGATCGATGAGGATGATCAGTTGCTCGGGGTGTGTATGACCAATGGCGATAATGACATTGTCATCGCGTCCAGTGCGGGCAAAGCTGTACGCTTCCATGAAAGTCGGGTTCGGCCAATGGGACGGACAGCCGCAGGTGTACGGGGTATTTCCCTGGATGAAGAAGATGCCACCGATCATGTGGTTGGCATGGTGTGTATCTCGTCGGCTGATGCACAATTGCTGGTTGTATCGCAGAATGGGTATGGAAAACGTTCCGATATCGAGGAGTACCGGATTACCAATCGGGGGGCCAAAGGGGTGGGTACGCTCAAAGTAACCGAGAAAGTAGGGCGCCTGGTTGCCGTGCTGGATGTGGCGGATACGGATGACCTGATGATCATCAACAAGTCGGGTATCGCCATCCGGACTCCAGTGGAGGCTATCAGCGTTATTGGCCGGAATACCCAGGGGGTTCGACTCATCAAGTTAAATGAAGGGGATGAAATATCGTCGGTAACCAAAATCAAACGGGAAGAAGGAGAGGAGCTGATCGCTGCTGAGCCGGAGCCCGCTGTTGTCGACTAG
- a CDS encoding tetratricopeptide repeat protein: MKQVFVILAACLLTTGVYAQAQQGNTAADLAMETSKKEKEKSDKDITDAKASAKASTWMDRAKIYENIASSGFMKIDSSAATVAYDSFKKVIELDKDKKGGPGKLAKEAEEALKAPVMATAFMQQGVAKFQSKNYADAMKAMSIAGDINPKDTLAPLYTAIAAQQIKDNATAKTQLEKYIAGGGKDAAIYGSLAMLYRGDNEIDKALAALDKGIALAPTNKDLANEKINIMLSSNRMDEAITGMKAMVEKDPNNVQNLVNLSIVYNNIAHKSDEEMRKLEGDSKKGGNTAKQLADGKSIIDAYNSEIARLTASIKKTPKPELKRQLADVQKRLAEQKVEVAKLEADAKAAAAGAAGATDSAKRLAELKQVQKENLTQEKTYLDKALAIDPNNYDANFNTAVFIFNEAVEMKRGVDRMDMAEYSKNGKELDGKVCGKFKQSLPYFTKAKSIKDEADVNENLTNLQNILKQYEEKKIECIESK, translated from the coding sequence ATGAAACAAGTTTTTGTAATTCTCGCTGCATGTCTCCTGACCACAGGAGTATATGCCCAGGCACAGCAAGGTAATACGGCGGCAGATCTTGCCATGGAAACCTCAAAGAAGGAAAAGGAGAAAAGCGATAAGGACATTACCGATGCCAAAGCGTCCGCTAAAGCCAGTACGTGGATGGATCGGGCCAAGATTTATGAAAATATTGCTTCCAGTGGATTTATGAAAATAGATTCTTCGGCAGCAACGGTTGCGTATGATTCCTTCAAGAAGGTAATTGAATTGGATAAGGACAAAAAGGGTGGTCCGGGTAAATTGGCAAAAGAAGCCGAAGAGGCTTTGAAAGCGCCCGTGATGGCAACGGCTTTTATGCAGCAGGGGGTGGCTAAGTTTCAGTCCAAGAACTACGCTGATGCCATGAAAGCCATGTCGATAGCAGGGGATATTAACCCAAAGGACACCTTAGCGCCATTGTACACGGCTATCGCGGCTCAACAAATCAAAGATAACGCCACGGCGAAGACCCAACTGGAGAAATACATCGCTGGCGGGGGAAAAGATGCGGCTATTTACGGTTCGTTGGCGATGTTGTATCGCGGAGATAACGAGATTGACAAAGCCCTGGCTGCGTTGGACAAAGGCATCGCCCTGGCCCCAACCAACAAGGATCTGGCTAACGAGAAGATCAATATCATGCTCTCGTCGAACCGGATGGATGAAGCCATCACGGGCATGAAAGCGATGGTTGAGAAAGATCCTAACAACGTGCAGAACCTGGTCAACCTATCGATTGTCTACAATAATATTGCTCACAAATCGGATGAGGAAATGCGGAAGCTGGAGGGAGACTCCAAGAAAGGAGGCAATACCGCCAAGCAATTAGCAGATGGTAAAAGCATCATTGATGCGTACAACAGCGAGATCGCCCGATTGACGGCCAGCATCAAAAAGACGCCAAAGCCTGAGTTGAAACGGCAGTTGGCAGATGTTCAGAAACGACTGGCGGAACAAAAAGTGGAAGTTGCCAAATTGGAAGCCGATGCTAAAGCTGCCGCAGCTGGTGCTGCCGGTGCAACAGATAGTGCAAAACGGTTAGCTGAACTCAAACAGGTGCAAAAAGAAAACCTGACCCAAGAGAAGACATACCTGGATAAAGCACTGGCTATTGACCCCAATAACTACGATGCCAATTTCAATACGGCTGTTTTCATTTTTAATGAAGCGGTAGAAATGAAGCGTGGTGTCGATCGGATGGACATGGCCGAGTATAGCAAGAATGGTAAAGAACTGGATGGTAAGGTTTGTGGTAAATTCAAGCAGTCACTACCATATTTTACTAAGGCAAAGTCGATTAAAGATGAGGCTGATGTAAATGAAAACCTGACGAATCTGCAGAATATCCTGAAGCAGTACGAGGAGAAAAAAATCGAGTGTATCGAAAGCAAATAA
- a CDS encoding 2,3,4,5-tetrahydropyridine-2,6-dicarboxylate N-succinyltransferase, translated as MNERIDEIWTNRELLSEPESIQLIKDVINQLDRGELRVASPPITGSDNWTVHEWVKKAILLYFVSQQMKTEEVGIFTFNDKIPLKTNFAEAKVRAVPPAVARFGSYQAPGVILMPSYVNIGAYVDERTMVDTWATVGSCAQIGKDVHLSGGVGIGGVLEPPQAAPVIVEDGAFIGSRCIVVEGAHIGKRAVLGAGVTITGSSKIIDVTGAKPVEYKGFVPANSVVIPGSYAKQFPAGEFHVPCAIIIGQRKESTDLKTSLNDALRENSVSV; from the coding sequence ATGAACGAAAGAATTGACGAAATTTGGACTAACCGGGAACTGCTTTCAGAACCAGAATCCATCCAACTAATTAAAGACGTAATAAATCAATTAGATAGGGGAGAACTCCGAGTAGCCTCTCCACCCATAACCGGATCCGACAACTGGACTGTACATGAGTGGGTAAAAAAAGCGATTCTTCTTTACTTCGTTAGTCAACAAATGAAGACCGAAGAAGTAGGCATTTTTACGTTCAACGACAAGATCCCACTGAAAACTAATTTTGCAGAAGCTAAAGTTAGAGCGGTCCCACCAGCTGTAGCCCGGTTTGGTTCTTACCAAGCACCGGGGGTAATTCTGATGCCGTCGTATGTCAACATCGGCGCCTATGTAGATGAGCGAACAATGGTTGACACTTGGGCAACGGTTGGGAGTTGTGCTCAGATTGGCAAAGATGTCCATCTGAGTGGGGGCGTCGGAATAGGTGGTGTCCTTGAGCCACCCCAGGCTGCACCCGTCATTGTCGAGGATGGTGCCTTTATTGGCTCGCGCTGCATTGTTGTTGAAGGAGCCCACATTGGAAAGCGAGCCGTATTAGGAGCCGGTGTTACTATCACAGGCTCATCAAAAATTATTGACGTAACGGGTGCTAAACCGGTGGAGTATAAAGGATTTGTTCCTGCTAATTCAGTAGTGATTCCCGGAAGCTATGCTAAACAATTTCCCGCGGGAGAATTTCATGTACCTTGCGCAATAATAATCGGGCAACGAAAAGAATCCACTGATCTGAAAACATCACTCAATGATGCACTTCGGGAAAACAGTGTATCGGTTTAA
- the gap gene encoding type I glyceraldehyde-3-phosphate dehydrogenase: MEKIRVAINGFGRIGRLSFRRLLEKENIEVVAINDLTDNATLAHLLKYDSVHGKFTGTVTSDGESLTVNGIHINAYAERDPKQLPWSDLKVDVVLESTGRFVDEAGAGMHLQAGAKKVVISAPAKGNIPTVVLGVNDDTLTGSETIISNASCTTNCLAPMAKVLDDVFGIEKGYMTTIHAYTADQNLQDAPHSDLRRARAAALSIVPTSTGAAKAVGLVLPQLKGKLDGNAMRVPTPDGSLTDLTVVLKREASIQEINDAIKQASETTLKGILEYNTDEIVSIDIVGNPHSCIFDSKLTAANGTLVKVVGWYDNEFGYSSRVADLMAKLF, from the coding sequence ATGGAAAAAATACGCGTTGCAATTAACGGCTTTGGCCGTATTGGGCGGTTATCGTTCAGAAGACTACTTGAAAAAGAAAACATTGAAGTTGTTGCCATCAATGACCTAACAGATAATGCGACGCTGGCGCATTTATTAAAGTACGATTCCGTTCATGGTAAATTCACAGGCACGGTAACGTCAGACGGCGAAAGCTTAACCGTAAATGGTATACACATTAACGCATATGCGGAACGTGACCCAAAACAATTACCCTGGAGTGACTTAAAAGTAGATGTCGTTCTGGAGTCAACCGGGCGTTTCGTCGATGAGGCTGGTGCTGGTATGCACTTACAAGCGGGTGCTAAAAAAGTAGTTATCTCGGCTCCTGCTAAAGGAAATATTCCTACGGTCGTTTTAGGCGTAAATGATGATACGCTGACAGGTTCGGAAACCATTATTTCAAATGCTTCGTGCACCACAAACTGCCTTGCCCCAATGGCAAAGGTGCTAGATGACGTTTTCGGTATTGAGAAAGGATACATGACAACCATCCACGCCTACACCGCTGATCAAAACTTACAGGATGCTCCTCACTCGGATTTGCGCCGGGCACGGGCAGCCGCTTTATCCATTGTACCAACCTCAACCGGTGCAGCTAAAGCAGTAGGGCTTGTGTTACCCCAATTGAAGGGCAAACTGGATGGGAATGCCATGCGCGTACCAACGCCAGACGGATCACTGACGGATTTGACGGTAGTCCTGAAGCGGGAAGCGTCCATCCAGGAAATTAACGATGCCATCAAACAGGCGTCTGAAACAACATTGAAAGGGATTCTGGAGTACAATACCGACGAAATTGTCTCGATTGATATCGTGGGTAACCCGCATTCCTGCATTTTCGACTCAAAATTGACAGCGGCTAATGGAACGTTGGTAAAAGTAGTTGGCTGGTATGATAATGAATTCGGTTATTCAAGCCGGGTTGCTGACTTAATGGCTAAGCTGTTTTAA
- a CDS encoding DUF4142 domain-containing protein has protein sequence MKKVSLLLLLAISTLSFQACSDKKKESDDSVEHAENANDAKEDAGTGQTEDTNEFAVKAANGGMLEVELGRLAEEKAQSKDVKEFGAMMVKDHSKANEELKTIAATQNITLPTTLGEDEQKHVNEMAKLSGAEFDKKYVSMMVDDHKEDIDLFKKTAEDEKANPAVKSFAAKTLPTLQKHMESINAIDKKID, from the coding sequence ATGAAAAAAGTAAGTTTGCTCCTGCTACTCGCCATCAGCACCCTGAGTTTTCAGGCTTGCAGCGACAAGAAGAAAGAAAGTGATGACAGCGTTGAACACGCAGAGAATGCCAATGACGCGAAAGAAGATGCCGGCACTGGTCAGACGGAAGACACCAATGAGTTTGCGGTGAAAGCCGCCAATGGAGGCATGCTGGAAGTAGAACTGGGTCGACTGGCGGAGGAAAAAGCCCAGAGTAAGGATGTAAAAGAATTTGGGGCGATGATGGTGAAAGATCACTCAAAAGCCAATGAAGAACTCAAAACCATAGCCGCTACGCAAAACATTACCCTGCCCACTACGCTCGGTGAAGACGAGCAAAAGCACGTGAACGAGATGGCCAAATTATCGGGCGCTGAGTTCGATAAGAAATATGTAAGCATGATGGTCGATGATCACAAAGAAGATATCGACTTGTTTAAGAAGACGGCCGAAGACGAGAAAGCAAACCCAGCGGTGAAAAGCTTTGCGGCAAAAACCCTGCCTACGCTGCAAAAGCATATGGAAAGCATCAACGCCATTGACAAAAAAATTGATTAA
- a CDS encoding RES family NAD+ phosphorylase, with amino-acid sequence MLVYRITKAMYADRLVASGGAARWNSRGQFVIYTAATRALACLENVVHRGSEGLSSTFRVMVIDIPDTLRIEPIDPQTLPVDWVDYQQYKICQPIGGEWLSSYRSAVLRVPSAIIPNEWNYLLNPAHPDFSSIRLVQTEPFIFDPRIKE; translated from the coding sequence ATGCTCGTTTATCGAATCACGAAAGCAATGTATGCCGACCGGCTGGTTGCGTCTGGTGGGGCGGCCCGCTGGAATAGCCGGGGGCAATTTGTCATTTATACCGCTGCCACCCGGGCACTCGCCTGCCTGGAGAACGTTGTTCATCGGGGAAGTGAAGGGTTGTCGAGCACGTTTCGGGTGATGGTTATCGACATACCGGATACCTTGCGAATCGAACCAATAGACCCTCAAACACTGCCCGTAGACTGGGTTGATTATCAGCAATATAAGATCTGTCAGCCGATAGGAGGGGAGTGGCTGAGCAGTTACCGTTCTGCTGTATTGCGGGTACCGTCAGCCATTATTCCGAATGAATGGAATTATCTCTTAAATCCTGCCCATCCTGATTTCTCCAGCATTCGTTTGGTGCAGACAGAGCCCTTTATTTTTGATCCCAGGATTAAAGAGTAG
- the parS gene encoding type II RES/Xre toxin-antitoxin system antitoxin, protein MILSDRISLVFLALKGVPATRFFEIADLTGYKREHLAEVFDTSLKTFQRYEREKKSLNPQDSEKVLKIMALFQTGESVFGTADSFRRWMDKPAYGLGNQIPFDLLHTSGGIDLVMDELTRIEYGDLA, encoded by the coding sequence ATGATTTTATCCGATCGCATATCACTCGTTTTTCTGGCGCTCAAAGGCGTTCCGGCCACCCGTTTCTTCGAGATCGCCGATCTAACCGGCTATAAACGGGAGCACCTGGCTGAGGTGTTCGATACATCGCTCAAGACATTTCAGCGGTACGAGCGCGAGAAAAAAAGCCTTAATCCCCAGGACAGTGAAAAGGTGCTCAAAATCATGGCGCTTTTCCAGACGGGTGAATCCGTGTTTGGTACGGCGGATTCGTTTCGGCGCTGGATGGATAAACCCGCCTATGGGCTGGGGAATCAGATTCCTTTCGACCTGCTGCATACCTCAGGCGGTATCGACTTGGTGATGGATGAACTCACCCGAATTGAATACGGAGACCTGGCTTAA
- a CDS encoding phosphoenolpyruvate carboxykinase (ATP) — translation MGKYLAFGLTLETCLDFTGVLQESTAETDVFIQEAPLHQRANRPTRIQRRGVRARLGLTSSGILLNWAGIGRFKIAAGNTITYQNEGADAGTLRLFLLSEVIGLVLYQRGLFLLHGSAVQVGHDAAVYLGIPGAGKSTTAAAFGKAGHTVLTDDLVAIQLIDNNPFVVPAFGQYKIWKNTVDGLAFDESVLEPSFEGATKYLVNQPLATFPRNPVPLRSITLLYPQNSRKRSEPIRPLLAPVELLKHFPLPIQLLTGTYLQTHFQQALRIAQVAAINQLKRPNGFDALERFVQTFQ, via the coding sequence ATGGGAAAGTACCTGGCCTTTGGCTTAACTCTTGAAACGTGCTTGGATTTCACCGGAGTTTTACAGGAATCGACCGCCGAAACGGATGTTTTTATTCAGGAGGCACCCCTCCACCAACGCGCCAATCGCCCCACCCGCATCCAGCGCCGTGGGGTACGCGCCCGGTTAGGCCTTACCTCGTCGGGTATTCTCCTGAACTGGGCGGGCATTGGCCGCTTCAAGATTGCGGCAGGCAATACCATCACGTACCAGAACGAAGGGGCCGACGCAGGAACGCTACGACTCTTTCTGCTTAGTGAGGTCATCGGCTTAGTGTTGTACCAGCGCGGCCTTTTCCTGCTGCACGGAAGCGCCGTTCAGGTTGGCCATGACGCAGCCGTTTATTTAGGCATCCCCGGTGCGGGCAAATCGACCACCGCAGCGGCCTTTGGAAAAGCAGGGCACACGGTGCTGACCGATGACCTGGTCGCGATTCAACTCATTGACAACAACCCGTTTGTTGTGCCTGCTTTCGGCCAGTATAAGATCTGGAAGAATACGGTCGATGGCCTGGCTTTCGACGAATCAGTGCTCGAACCCTCTTTCGAAGGCGCAACGAAATACCTCGTTAATCAGCCGCTAGCTACCTTCCCCAGAAACCCGGTTCCCCTACGGAGCATCACGCTGCTTTACCCGCAAAACTCACGCAAAAGGAGCGAACCGATCAGACCCCTCCTGGCACCGGTCGAACTGTTAAAACATTTTCCATTACCCATTCAGCTGTTAACCGGTACCTACCTGCAAACACATTTCCAGCAAGCCCTACGCATTGCCCAGGTTGCCGCGATCAATCAACTGAAACGACCAAATGGATTTGATGCGTTAGAACGGTTTGTGCAAACGTTCCAATAA